In Oceanobacillus sp. FSL K6-2867, one DNA window encodes the following:
- a CDS encoding dihydrodipicolinate synthase family protein yields the protein MKILNVAIPTPFHDDESLNLEGFTPIVEHMKDNGIESLLISGSTGEQNSMSIDERLQIIDYFNQQNFEGIELMFGVAATRTNDALRLVQALEDSVFDAILLQFPLYIQPTQQQAIAYVNELLGHTTKKVVLYNNPGRTGFNLSAESLKELISQQHANLIGLKEEYNVRRHKNTKLPDGFIMFAGGDVDLIEKILGGCNGLSSMVGNVYPKEIKQILNDLLMKKPVDVHKTNQLIDEVTHYQTVMNIKSHYNSLGIKAGPCRSPIN from the coding sequence ATGAAAATTTTAAACGTTGCTATTCCAACCCCGTTTCATGATGATGAAAGTTTAAATCTGGAAGGCTTTACACCTATTGTTGAACATATGAAAGATAATGGTATAGAGTCACTGCTTATATCTGGCAGTACCGGTGAACAAAACTCAATGAGTATTGACGAACGATTACAGATCATTGATTACTTTAACCAGCAAAATTTTGAAGGTATAGAGCTTATGTTTGGTGTTGCAGCTACGAGAACGAATGATGCTCTTAGACTTGTTCAGGCACTTGAGGATTCGGTTTTTGATGCAATTTTACTGCAGTTCCCGCTCTATATTCAACCAACACAACAACAAGCGATTGCTTATGTTAATGAATTATTAGGGCATACCACCAAGAAAGTTGTGCTCTATAATAACCCTGGCCGAACCGGTTTTAATTTAAGTGCAGAATCTCTTAAAGAGCTTATCAGTCAACAACATGCGAACTTGATTGGACTTAAAGAAGAATACAATGTAAGGCGTCATAAAAATACAAAATTACCTGATGGTTTCATTATGTTTGCTGGAGGAGATGTTGATCTTATAGAAAAAATCCTCGGCGGCTGTAATGGGCTTTCCAGTATGGTAGGAAATGTCTATCCTAAAGAAATCAAGCAAATATTAAATGATCTATTAATGAAAAAACCAGTAGATGTTCATAAAACAAACCAACTAATTGATGAAGTTACACATTATCAAACTGTGATGAATATAAAAAGTCATTATAATTCACTCGGTATAAAAGCAGGACCTTGTCGATCACCAATTAATTAG
- a CDS encoding amino acid permease gives MQEQKLDRGLKNRHVQLIAIGGAIGTGLFLGAGKSIHLAGPSILFAYLITGVVLFLIMRALGELLLSNLNYHSFVDFVRDYLGEMAAFLTGWTYWFCWISIAMADLTAVGLYTQYWFPTIPQWMPGLIALVILLCMNLATVKLFGEMEFWFALIKVLAILALIVTGIVMIISGFSTDSGGASFTNLWSHGGMFPNGVNGFILSFQMVVFAFVGIELVGLTAGETENPEKVIPKAINNIPIRIIIFYIGALLVIMSVYPWTAINPTESPFVQVFTVVGIVGAAGIINFVVLTSAASACNSAIFSTSRMVYSLAKEKNAPEKFAKLDKRKVPSNALFFSAAVVLISVALNYIMPEGVFTLVTSISTVCFIFIWGITVISHLKYRKTRPDLAKVNKFKMPFYPFANYLILAFLTFVLVVLAIAEDTRVSLMITPVWFIALIVIYKARKKIMTHKDKQIEEELIEDEVKRG, from the coding sequence ATGCAAGAACAAAAATTAGATAGGGGCTTAAAAAACAGACATGTACAACTGATAGCTATTGGTGGAGCAATTGGTACGGGACTATTTCTAGGTGCGGGAAAATCAATACATTTAGCAGGACCATCCATATTATTCGCATACTTGATCACAGGTGTCGTTCTCTTTTTAATCATGCGTGCACTTGGAGAATTGCTGCTAAGTAATTTAAACTATCACTCGTTTGTTGACTTTGTTAGAGACTATTTAGGTGAAATGGCAGCATTTTTAACTGGCTGGACATATTGGTTTTGTTGGATTTCTATTGCAATGGCTGATTTAACAGCAGTTGGTCTCTATACTCAGTATTGGTTTCCAACTATACCACAATGGATGCCAGGATTAATTGCACTTGTTATTTTATTATGTATGAACTTGGCCACCGTAAAACTGTTTGGAGAAATGGAATTCTGGTTTGCATTAATTAAAGTCCTCGCAATTTTAGCCTTAATTGTAACTGGTATTGTTATGATTATTAGTGGTTTTTCTACGGATTCAGGTGGAGCCAGTTTCACGAATCTATGGAGCCACGGTGGCATGTTTCCAAATGGTGTAAATGGTTTCATCCTTTCGTTTCAGATGGTCGTATTTGCGTTTGTTGGTATCGAACTTGTAGGACTTACAGCTGGTGAAACAGAAAACCCAGAGAAAGTTATACCTAAAGCGATTAATAATATTCCTATTCGAATTATTATTTTCTATATTGGTGCACTTCTTGTCATTATGAGTGTGTATCCGTGGACGGCTATCAACCCAACTGAGAGCCCATTTGTCCAAGTCTTTACGGTAGTTGGTATTGTGGGAGCTGCTGGCATTATCAATTTTGTCGTTCTAACTTCTGCTGCTTCAGCATGTAATAGTGCTATCTTCAGTACAAGCCGGATGGTATATTCACTCGCCAAAGAGAAAAACGCACCCGAAAAGTTTGCCAAGCTTGATAAACGGAAGGTTCCTTCCAATGCATTATTCTTTTCGGCTGCAGTTGTTTTAATTTCTGTCGCATTAAACTATATAATGCCAGAAGGAGTATTTACACTCGTTACAAGTATTTCTACAGTATGTTTTATATTTATTTGGGGGATTACGGTCATCAGTCATTTAAAATACCGTAAAACAAGACCTGATCTCGCAAAAGTGAACAAATTTAAGATGCCGTTTTATCCATTTGCAAATTACTTAATCCTTGCTTTCCTGACATTCGTTCTTGTTGTGCTTGCAATTGCGGAAGATACACGTGTTTCTTTAATGATAACTCCCGTTTGGTTTATTGCTCTAATTGTGATTTACAAGGCACGCAAAAAAATTATGACTCATAAAGATAAACAAATCGAGGAAGAATTAATCGAGGATGAGGTTAAGAGGGGATAA
- a CDS encoding tyrosine-type recombinase/integrase: protein MFKCFSGIFKEICKRANLPRLLPHALRYTHAVHLLKAGVDIKNVPDRLGHARIKVTADTYLHVTKKIEDDALTLYEKYIRN from the coding sequence TTGTTTAAATGTTTTTCAGGAATATTTAAAGAGATATGTAAACGTGCCAATCTTCCAAGATTATTACCACATGCATTAAGGTATACACACGCTGTTCATCTATTAAAGGCTGGCGTAGATATAAAAAACGTGCCCGATAGACTCGGACACGCAAGGATTAAGGTAACAGCCGATACTTATTTACATGTTACTAAAAAAATCGAGGATGATGCTTTAACTCTTTACGAGAAATATATCCGAAATTAG
- a CDS encoding cysteine desulfurase: MDVTAIKEQFPILNQEVNGHPLVYLDSSATSQKPLSVIEAVNTYYREDNSNVHRGVHTLGTRATDKYEGAREKVRAFINASSTAEIIFTRGTTTAINLVASSYGRANLKPGDEIVITPMEHHSNIIPWQQAAKATGATLKYIPLESDGTITLEAVRETITANTKIVAMTQVSNVLGTINPIKEVTQIAHEHGAVMLVDGAQGAPHLKVDIADLDCDFYAFSGHKMCGPTGIGVLYGKKELLENMEPIEFGGEMIDFVNLYDSTWKELPWKFEGGTPIIAGAIGLAAAIDFLNEIGHENILNHEQKLADYAMQQLRTIDGISIYGPENRAGLVTFNLNDVHPHDTATALDAEGIAVRAGHHCAQPLMKWLDVTATARASFYLYNTEEDIDLLVNGLLKTKEYFGNVF; this comes from the coding sequence ATGGACGTTACAGCCATTAAAGAACAGTTCCCCATTTTAAATCAGGAAGTTAATGGACATCCTTTAGTTTATTTGGATTCATCAGCGACTTCTCAGAAACCACTGTCTGTTATTGAGGCTGTCAATACGTATTATCGTGAGGATAATTCAAATGTGCACCGTGGCGTCCATACGTTAGGAACAAGGGCAACGGATAAATATGAAGGTGCTCGAGAGAAGGTTCGCGCATTTATCAATGCAAGCAGTACAGCTGAAATTATTTTTACTAGAGGAACAACAACGGCAATTAATCTTGTTGCATCCAGCTACGGGCGAGCGAATTTAAAGCCGGGAGATGAAATTGTGATTACGCCAATGGAGCATCACAGTAATATTATCCCTTGGCAACAGGCAGCAAAAGCAACTGGTGCAACCTTGAAATATATTCCATTAGAAAGCGATGGAACTATAACACTGGAAGCTGTTCGAGAGACGATTACAGCAAATACGAAGATTGTAGCAATGACACAGGTTTCCAATGTGCTAGGTACAATCAACCCAATTAAGGAAGTTACACAGATTGCCCACGAGCATGGAGCAGTTATGCTTGTTGATGGCGCTCAAGGTGCACCGCATTTGAAAGTAGATATAGCTGATCTTGACTGTGATTTCTATGCGTTTTCGGGTCATAAAATGTGTGGACCAACGGGCATTGGTGTTTTATACGGAAAGAAAGAACTACTTGAAAACATGGAACCAATTGAATTTGGCGGTGAAATGATTGATTTCGTTAACCTTTATGATTCTACGTGGAAGGAATTGCCGTGGAAATTTGAAGGTGGTACGCCGATTATTGCAGGTGCAATTGGACTTGCCGCAGCAATAGACTTTTTAAATGAAATTGGACATGAAAATATTTTAAATCATGAACAAAAATTAGCAGACTATGCAATGCAGCAATTACGCACAATTGATGGTATCTCAATCTATGGCCCAGAAAATCGTGCTGGACTTGTTACATTTAATCTTAATGATGTGCATCCACATGATACAGCAACAGCACTTGATGCTGAGGGAATTGCTGTCCGTGCTGGACATCATTGTGCCCAGCCGTTGATGAAATGGCTCGATGTAACAGCAACAGCACGTGCCAGCTTCTATCTTTACAATACTGAAGAGGATATTGACCTGCTGGTAAATGGACTGTTGAAAACAAAGGAGTATTTTGGGAATGTCTTTTAA
- a CDS encoding cupin domain-containing protein translates to MSDKRTDIINYSKFLQESTKPMIRACSWKWKDIYPLLEESVSEDFLEAGRGTLALTHKDVESQHGTLGASPTMNVVVQMFKPGEHNEGHRHTNVALNLVFQGEGYSIVDGEKIYWEKGDLFLAPPWSAHEHCNTSDTEDAILFTFQDVPVHTTMGTWFLADPIDSPAKHLIKQKAEKDKK, encoded by the coding sequence ATGAGCGACAAAAGAACAGATATCATCAACTATAGTAAATTCCTGCAAGAAAGTACGAAACCTATGATTAGAGCGTGTTCCTGGAAATGGAAAGATATTTATCCTTTATTAGAAGAGTCAGTATCAGAAGATTTTCTTGAAGCTGGACGTGGAACACTTGCACTCACTCATAAGGATGTAGAAAGTCAGCATGGTACATTAGGAGCTTCACCAACAATGAATGTTGTTGTACAAATGTTTAAACCTGGTGAGCATAACGAAGGCCATCGTCATACGAATGTAGCTCTTAATTTGGTGTTTCAGGGAGAAGGCTATAGTATTGTTGACGGTGAGAAGATTTATTGGGAAAAAGGTGATTTATTCCTGGCACCTCCTTGGTCTGCACATGAACATTGCAACACCTCAGATACAGAGGATGCTATTTTATTTACCTTTCAGGATGTTCCTGTCCATACTACAATGGGTACATGGTTTTTAGCAGATCCAATTGACAGTCCAGCTAAGCATTTAATAAAACAGAAAGCAGAAAAAGATAAAAAGTAA
- the sufB gene encoding Fe-S cluster assembly protein SufB yields MAKKMPEIEEYKYGFHDKDVSVFRTERGLTRKVVEEISKMKEEPQWMLDYRLKALEHFYERPMPQWGGDLTELDFDEIVYYVKPSEKQGRTWDEVPAEIKETFDKLGIPEAEQKYLAGVSAQYESEVVYHSLKEDLQELGIVFKDTDTALKENEDLFKEYFGKVIPYSDNKFAALNSAVWSGGSFIYVPKGVQTSTPLQAYFRINSENMGQFERTLIIVDEGASVHYVEGCTAPVFTTNSLHSAVVEIIVKKDAYCRYTTIQNWANNVYNLVTKRAVVDANGTMEWIDGNIGSKLTMKYPAILLKGEGARGNTLSIAIAGKGQLQHAGAKMHHLAPNTSSTIVSKSISKQGGKVSYLGLVHFGRKADGARANIECDTLIMDNESFSDTIPYNEILNDNISLEHEAKVSKVSEEQLFYLMSRGLTEEEATEMIVMGFIEPFTKELPMEYAVEMNRLIKFEMEGSIG; encoded by the coding sequence ATGGCTAAAAAAATGCCTGAAATTGAAGAATATAAATATGGATTTCATGATAAAGACGTCTCTGTTTTCCGAACAGAAAGAGGATTAACACGTAAAGTCGTTGAAGAAATCTCTAAAATGAAAGAAGAGCCACAGTGGATGCTTGACTATCGCTTGAAAGCATTAGAGCATTTTTACGAGCGCCCAATGCCACAATGGGGTGGAGATCTAACTGAACTTGATTTCGATGAGATTGTTTATTATGTTAAACCATCTGAGAAACAAGGTAGAACATGGGATGAAGTACCTGCTGAAATCAAAGAAACCTTTGATAAATTAGGTATTCCAGAAGCGGAACAAAAATATTTAGCTGGTGTATCCGCACAGTATGAGTCAGAAGTTGTTTACCACAGCTTGAAAGAAGATCTTCAAGAATTGGGTATTGTATTTAAGGATACAGATACTGCACTAAAAGAAAACGAAGATTTATTTAAAGAATACTTTGGAAAAGTTATTCCATATTCTGATAATAAATTTGCTGCACTGAACTCAGCAGTATGGTCTGGTGGATCATTTATCTATGTTCCAAAAGGTGTACAAACGTCAACTCCATTACAAGCATATTTCCGTATTAACTCAGAAAATATGGGACAGTTTGAAAGAACATTAATCATTGTTGATGAAGGTGCATCTGTACACTATGTTGAGGGCTGTACAGCACCAGTCTTTACAACAAACTCACTTCACAGTGCGGTTGTTGAAATCATCGTTAAAAAAGATGCATATTGCCGTTATACAACGATTCAAAACTGGGCGAATAACGTATACAACTTAGTTACAAAACGTGCAGTAGTTGATGCAAATGGAACGATGGAATGGATTGATGGTAACATCGGTTCGAAATTAACGATGAAATACCCTGCAATCTTGCTTAAAGGTGAAGGTGCACGTGGTAACACACTATCCATCGCTATCGCTGGTAAAGGACAATTACAACACGCTGGTGCAAAAATGCATCACTTAGCACCAAACACGTCTTCAACAATTGTTTCAAAATCAATTTCGAAGCAAGGTGGTAAGGTTTCTTACCTTGGTCTTGTACACTTTGGACGTAAAGCAGACGGTGCACGTGCAAACATCGAATGTGATACGCTAATCATGGATAACGAATCGTTCTCTGATACAATTCCATACAATGAAATTTTAAATGATAACATTTCACTGGAGCATGAAGCGAAAGTTTCTAAAGTATCTGAAGAGCAATTGTTCTACTTGATGAGCAGAGGATTAACAGAAGAAGAAGCAACAGAAATGATCGTAATGGGCTTCATCGAGCCATTTACAAAAGAACTTCCGATGGAATATGCAGTAGAGATGAACAGATTGATTAAGTTCGAAATGGAAGGTTCTATTGGTTAA
- the sufD gene encoding Fe-S cluster assembly protein SufD, whose amino-acid sequence MTVETKLPFDKDYIEQFSKERNEPAWMSELRVSALSQANTLEMPKPDKTNIRNWNFSTFKHEFTSGQAVSATTELPEDIQAYFDEENKAENLLIQRNHSVAFSTLSEDLKDKGVIFTDIFTALNEHSDLVEKYYMKEAVSVDQDRLTALHAALMNGGIFIYVPKNVQIEAPVQAIFWQEDPETALFNHVLIVAEEGSSLTYLENYVSHNEEQKTVANIVTEVFAHNNAEVAYGAVDHFAAGTTTYVNRRGVAQRDAKINWALGQMNDGNTVSENITYLLGDNATSEAKAVTVGRGKQTQNFTSSIRQFGKQTDAFILQRGVMKGSATTIFNAVGKIEHGGTKSNSEQESRVLMLSEKARGDANPILLIDEDDVTAGHAASVGRVDPLQMYYLMSRGLTKEEAERLVIHGFLEPVVSQIPIESVRKQLTQVIERKVN is encoded by the coding sequence ATGACTGTCGAAACAAAGCTGCCATTTGATAAAGACTATATAGAACAGTTTTCAAAAGAACGAAACGAACCTGCGTGGATGTCTGAATTACGCGTGAGCGCTCTTTCTCAGGCGAACACGCTTGAAATGCCAAAGCCGGATAAAACGAATATCCGTAACTGGAATTTCAGCACGTTCAAACATGAATTTACATCAGGTCAGGCTGTAAGTGCTACAACTGAATTGCCTGAAGATATACAAGCATACTTTGACGAAGAAAATAAAGCGGAAAACTTGTTGATTCAACGTAACCATTCTGTTGCATTTTCTACTTTAAGTGAAGATTTAAAGGATAAAGGTGTTATATTTACAGACATTTTTACTGCCTTGAATGAACATAGTGACTTAGTTGAAAAATATTACATGAAAGAAGCAGTTTCTGTTGATCAGGATCGTTTAACTGCACTTCATGCTGCATTAATGAATGGCGGAATCTTTATCTATGTTCCTAAAAATGTTCAAATTGAAGCACCAGTCCAAGCTATTTTCTGGCAAGAAGATCCTGAAACAGCATTGTTCAACCACGTGCTGATCGTTGCTGAAGAAGGAAGCTCGCTCACATACTTGGAGAACTACGTTTCCCATAATGAAGAGCAAAAAACAGTAGCAAACATTGTAACGGAAGTATTTGCTCATAATAATGCAGAGGTTGCATATGGTGCAGTAGACCATTTTGCAGCGGGAACCACAACGTATGTAAATCGTCGTGGTGTTGCACAGCGTGATGCGAAGATTAACTGGGCATTAGGACAAATGAATGACGGAAATACGGTTTCCGAAAACATTACCTACTTACTTGGTGATAATGCAACGTCTGAGGCTAAAGCTGTTACTGTTGGACGTGGAAAACAAACACAAAACTTTACATCAAGCATTCGCCAATTCGGTAAACAAACAGATGCATTTATTTTACAACGGGGTGTTATGAAAGGTAGCGCAACGACTATCTTTAACGCTGTTGGTAAAATTGAACATGGTGGTACGAAATCGAATTCTGAACAAGAGTCACGTGTACTTATGCTAAGTGAAAAAGCACGTGGGGATGCCAACCCAATACTATTAATTGATGAAGATGATGTAACAGCTGGTCATGCAGCTTCTGTTGGTCGTGTTGATCCTTTACAAATGTACTACTTGATGAGCCGTGGACTTACAAAGGAAGAAGCTGAGCGCTTAGTTATCCATGGCTTCCTTGAGCCAGTGGTATCACAGATCCCTATTGAGTCTGTTCGTAAGCAATTGACTCAAGTAATTGAAAGGAAAGTTAATTAA
- a CDS encoding putative immunity protein has product MLSGRIVEEDIGGVEIFSDVELKLKKKNKLLFSRDSHCLQDLIKLIQLQSHRTLVMWPLDCAKLPLTQFETKYPSEQRPRTCLELCEAWARGKIKMPMAKQAILGSHAVAKEINDNEYGALCQAIGHAGATVHVETHALGLPIYELTAIVRKADDFKEPVSKKIDYYYKQLQYWQENTDKLELEWANFLLDDTKPNKEYLLSKKSKSK; this is encoded by the coding sequence ATGTTAAGTGGCAGGATTGTTGAAGAAGATATAGGAGGGGTAGAAATTTTTTCCGATGTAGAACTCAAGTTAAAGAAAAAAAATAAATTGTTGTTTTCACGTGACAGTCATTGCTTACAAGACTTGATAAAATTAATTCAATTACAAAGCCATCGAACTCTTGTAATGTGGCCATTGGATTGTGCAAAACTACCTTTGACACAATTTGAGACAAAGTATCCCAGCGAACAGAGACCCAGAACCTGTTTAGAACTTTGTGAGGCATGGGCAAGAGGCAAAATTAAAATGCCCATGGCAAAACAAGCTATTTTAGGTTCGCATGCAGTTGCAAAGGAAATTAATGACAATGAGTACGGTGCTTTATGCCAAGCAATTGGTCATGCTGGTGCTACTGTTCATGTAGAAACTCATGCTTTGGGGCTGCCTATCTATGAATTGACGGCAATTGTTCGAAAAGCAGATGATTTTAAAGAACCAGTAAGTAAAAAGATAGATTACTATTACAAACAATTGCAATACTGGCAAGAAAATACTGATAAGCTTGAACTTGAATGGGCAAATTTTTTGTTAGATGACACTAAGCCTAATAAGGAATACCTGCTAAGTAAAAAAAGTAAGTCAAAGTAA
- a CDS encoding MetQ/NlpA family ABC transporter substrate-binding protein, translating into MKKFLAIAAFALVLLLAACGGNDSDNGSETEITVGASSTPHAEILEEAQPLLEEQGVTLHIEEYQDYVLPNDDLDNGTLDANYFQHIPYLNQTVEDTGYEIESLGAIHVEPMGVYSKGIASVDDIKDGTEVILSNSVSDHGRILTLFEREGLITLDDSVKKSAATIDDIVENPKNLVFSPDYDPALLPELYNAEEDTLAVINTNYAIGAGLNPLEDALFVEDEESEYLNVIAVRSEDADNEALKKLVEVLKSEEIQNFMMDNYEGAVLPVGDSN; encoded by the coding sequence ATGAAAAAGTTTTTAGCAATTGCGGCATTTGCACTCGTACTTTTATTAGCAGCGTGCGGTGGAAATGATTCAGACAATGGATCGGAAACAGAAATCACTGTTGGAGCTTCAAGCACTCCACATGCAGAAATTTTGGAAGAAGCTCAGCCATTGCTTGAAGAACAAGGAGTAACACTTCATATTGAAGAATATCAGGATTATGTACTTCCAAATGATGATTTAGATAATGGCACATTAGATGCGAACTACTTTCAGCATATTCCATATTTAAATCAAACCGTTGAAGACACTGGCTATGAGATTGAATCCCTTGGAGCTATCCATGTTGAACCAATGGGTGTTTATTCAAAAGGTATTGCATCTGTAGATGATATTAAAGATGGAACTGAAGTTATTTTAAGTAATTCTGTTTCAGATCATGGACGTATTTTAACATTGTTTGAGCGGGAAGGCTTGATTACTTTAGACGACAGTGTAAAAAAATCTGCTGCGACAATTGATGATATCGTTGAAAACCCGAAAAATTTAGTTTTCTCACCAGATTATGATCCAGCCCTGCTCCCTGAACTTTATAATGCAGAAGAAGATACACTTGCTGTTATTAACACAAACTATGCTATTGGTGCAGGACTTAATCCGTTAGAGGATGCTTTATTTGTTGAAGACGAGGAATCTGAATATCTAAACGTTATTGCTGTAAGATCGGAAGATGCTGATAACGAAGCATTGAAGAAACTGGTTGAAGTACTGAAGTCTGAAGAAATTCAAAACTTTATGATGGACAATTACGAAGGTGCAGTCTTGCCAGTCGGTGACAGCAATTAA
- the sufU gene encoding Fe-S cluster assembly sulfur transfer protein SufU: MSFNNLDTLYRQVIMDHYKNPRNRGQIKGDSVTIDMNNPTCGDRIQLQMQVENGVVKDAKFEGEGCSISMSSASMMTQAIKGKSLEQAVKMSRAFSDMMLGKEIDTEELDMGDIEALQGVSKFPARIKCATLAWKAMEKGALED; the protein is encoded by the coding sequence ATGTCTTTTAATAACCTCGATACACTTTACCGACAAGTAATTATGGATCATTATAAAAACCCTAGAAACCGTGGACAAATTAAGGGTGATTCGGTAACAATCGATATGAATAACCCAACATGCGGTGATCGTATTCAACTGCAAATGCAAGTTGAAAATGGTGTTGTAAAAGATGCCAAGTTTGAAGGGGAAGGCTGCTCAATCAGTATGTCATCTGCATCAATGATGACTCAAGCAATTAAAGGGAAAAGTCTTGAACAAGCAGTTAAAATGTCAAGAGCATTTTCTGATATGATGCTTGGCAAAGAGATTGATACAGAAGAATTGGATATGGGAGACATTGAAGCATTGCAGGGTGTCTCCAAATTTCCAGCAAGAATCAAGTGTGCAACTTTGGCATGGAAAGCAATGGAAAAGGGAGCACTGGAGGATTAG
- the sufC gene encoding Fe-S cluster assembly ATPase SufC yields the protein MSGSVLEIKNLHVSIEDKEILKGVNLTIKGGEFHAIMGPNGTGKSTLASAIMGHPKYEVTEGSIILDGEDVLEMEVDERARAGLFLAMQYPSEISGVTTSDFLRSAINARREEGDEVSLMKFIKQLDKDLDLLEIDQNMATRYLNEGFSGGEKKRNEILQLLQINPAIAILDEIDSGLDIDALKIVSKGINKMRGEDFGCLMITHYQRLLNYITPDFVHVMMQGRVVKSGGPELAKRLEEEGYEWIKEELGITDETVEQNA from the coding sequence ATGTCAGGATCAGTTTTAGAAATTAAGAATCTTCATGTATCCATTGAAGACAAAGAGATATTAAAAGGTGTAAACCTTACGATAAAAGGTGGAGAATTCCACGCAATTATGGGACCGAACGGAACAGGTAAATCTACACTTGCTTCTGCAATCATGGGACACCCAAAATATGAAGTTACCGAAGGAAGCATTATTCTTGATGGTGAAGATGTACTAGAAATGGAAGTAGATGAGCGTGCTCGTGCAGGTCTATTCCTAGCAATGCAGTATCCAAGTGAAATCAGTGGTGTAACAACGTCTGATTTTCTTCGTTCTGCAATAAATGCACGTCGTGAAGAAGGCGATGAAGTATCTTTAATGAAATTTATTAAACAATTAGATAAAGACTTAGATTTGCTTGAAATTGACCAAAATATGGCTACACGTTACTTAAACGAAGGTTTCTCTGGCGGGGAGAAAAAACGTAATGAAATCCTTCAATTATTGCAAATAAATCCTGCTATTGCAATTTTAGATGAAATCGATTCTGGATTAGATATCGATGCATTGAAAATTGTGTCTAAAGGAATTAACAAAATGCGCGGAGAAGACTTTGGTTGCCTAATGATTACGCACTACCAACGTTTACTAAACTACATTACTCCTGACTTTGTTCATGTTATGATGCAAGGCCGTGTTGTGAAATCAGGTGGACCTGAGCTTGCAAAACGTTTAGAAGAAGAAGGTTATGAGTGGATTAAAGAAGAGTTAGGAATTACAGACGAAACAGTAGAACAAAACGCGTAA
- a CDS encoding LysR family transcriptional regulator, with protein sequence MELRQLEYFLSVCQELHFTRAAEKVGISQPSLSQQIRLLEHEIGTPLFDRIGKKTALTESGKLLLKSTWNIFHELEQAQTAIKELKGIQKGNISVGTLLTVENYLIPATLLNFHRLYPAIKISVIGLRTATIWQSLLENKLDLGIVFLGMKDQSDELETIPLYIEEMAFAVPKGHPLEDNESLSLEVLQTTPSILLPEDYYVRKLINKACHNLGFLPKPVFEITTMESLINMVGEGIGVTILPKPYLENLNNNKVKCIPILNFNLAQQVGVIYRRDKYMSAAARVFIEQLKVTVANLNYGIDKDID encoded by the coding sequence ATGGAATTAAGACAACTTGAATATTTTCTTTCGGTGTGCCAAGAGCTTCACTTTACCAGGGCAGCGGAAAAGGTTGGAATTTCCCAACCATCTTTAAGCCAGCAAATTCGTTTATTAGAACACGAGATTGGAACACCTTTATTCGATCGAATTGGTAAAAAGACAGCACTTACAGAATCAGGAAAGTTGCTTCTTAAGTCTACTTGGAATATTTTTCACGAACTAGAACAAGCTCAAACCGCTATAAAGGAATTAAAAGGGATACAAAAAGGCAATATTTCGGTCGGAACATTGTTAACAGTAGAAAACTATCTTATTCCAGCGACATTACTTAACTTTCATCGCCTGTACCCTGCAATTAAAATATCCGTAATTGGATTACGTACGGCAACCATTTGGCAAAGCTTGTTAGAAAATAAGTTGGACTTAGGTATTGTTTTTCTAGGGATGAAAGATCAAAGTGATGAACTAGAAACAATTCCTTTATATATAGAAGAGATGGCCTTCGCGGTACCAAAGGGGCATCCACTTGAGGACAATGAAAGTCTATCATTAGAAGTTTTGCAGACAACACCATCCATATTACTTCCTGAAGATTACTATGTAAGGAAACTTATCAACAAAGCTTGTCATAATTTAGGATTTCTACCTAAACCAGTCTTTGAAATAACAACTATGGAATCATTAATTAACATGGTAGGAGAAGGTATAGGGGTAACGATATTGCCTAAACCCTACTTGGAAAACTTAAACAATAACAAGGTAAAATGCATTCCGATTCTAAATTTTAATCTTGCTCAGCAAGTGGGGGTTATCTATAGAAGGGATAAATACATGAGTGCTGCTGCACGTGTATTTATTGAGCAGTTAAAAGTTACTGTAGCAAATTTAAATTATGGGATCGATAAAGATATTGATTAA